In Brettanomyces nanus chromosome 3, complete sequence, a single genomic region encodes these proteins:
- a CDS encoding uncharacterized protein (CAZy:GT39) — protein sequence MSPSKKEPLKQDFEVDTSSPSPDSSPSLLDEPSSTDQQVKAKLIELALKDTSKSSSVPDELSAKSFMNSFLTLEKYLTPIFLTLLSFFVRMYKIGINNHVVWDEAHFGKFGSYYLRHSFYHDVHPPLGKMLVGLSGYIAGYNGSWDFPSGEEYPDYIDYVKMRLFNASFGALIVPVAYFTAKEIGFNRKACLLYGLMVCLETSYTTLARFILLDSMLLFFTATTFYAMNRFHNKNRFEALAFSRKWWKWLLLTGISIGCVCSVKLVGLFVTAVVGIYTIFDLWIKFGRLRTSMSVSRYTAHWMARILALIVIPLCVFMTCFKVHFDLLSGTGPGDATMSSLFQANLLGSSLTTGPRDVMTINSTVTIKSQGLGGGLLHSHIQSYPEGSNQQQVTTYTHKDANNDWRFELVRSDPRMEFREPYFVVDGMHVRLIHEGTGRNLHSHPVPAPISANIAYEVAGYGDLDIGDDKDNWVVEIAYQYGTEDKLRLHPLTTSFRLRHEILGCYLASMDIPLPQWGFRQGEVTCLRDPFQRDKRTWWNIEDHTNPTLPTPPEGFKLPRTNFFKDFIQLNIAMLATNNGLIPDSEKFDQLASSFWQWPSLNVGIRLCSWADDSIKYFLIGSPATTWTSSIALIVFIAMIVAYVLRWQRQYDDFPEEKTTTTTVDSNLLIQRTVNDEWNLFVMGGFFPFLGWFFHYLPFGIMGRVTYVHHYMPALYFAMLVMCYVVHWVDARVSRRWFTVSLYISLYALIIGVYIRLSPVSFGMDGPSADWKYLNVLKTWSIG from the exons ATGTCCCCG TCCAAAAAAGAACCATTGAAGCAGGACTTCGAAGTGGATACGTCGTCGCCGTCCCCAGATTCGTCGCCGTCTCTGTTGGACGAACCCTCCTCAACTGATCAACAGGTTAAAGCCAAATTAATAGAATTGGCTCTAAAGGATAcctccaaatcatcatcagttCCCGATGAACTCTCTGCCAAATCGTTCATGAACTCGTTTTTGACTCTCGAGAAGTATTTGACGCCAATATTCCTTACGCTTTTGTCCTTCTTTGTTCGTATGTACAAGATAGGCATCAACAACCATGTTGTTTGGGATGAAGCTCACTTTGGAAAGTTTGGCTCGTATTACTTACGCCATTCTTTCTACCATGATGTTCACCCTCCCTTAGGAAAGATGCTTGTCGGATTATCCGGATATATCGCCGGATATAATGGATCCTGGGACTTTCCTTCCGGTGAAGAGTATCCGGATTATATTGATTATGTCAAGATGAGATTGTTCAATGCTTCGTTTGGTGCTCTAATTGTTCCAGTGGCTTATTTCACGGCCAAGGAAATTGGATTCAATCGTAAAGCTTGCCTTCTTTATGGTCTAATGGTCTGCTTGGAGACCAGTTATACCACTTTGGCAAGGTTTATCTTACTTGATTCgatgcttctcttctttactgCCACTACTTTCTATGCTATGAACCGATTCCACAACAAAAATCGGTTCGAAGCTCTTGCATTTAGTCGGAAATGGTGGAAATGGCTCTTGCTTACTGGTATTAGTATAGGTTGTGTCTGTTCCGTCAAGCTGGTTGGGCTATTCGTTACTGCTGTAGTTGGTATCTATACGATCTTTGATCTCTGGATTAAGTTCGGTAGATTGAGAACTTCTATGTCTGTTTCCAGATACACGGCCCATTGGATGGCCCGTATCTTGGCCCTCATAGTCATTCCTCTGTGTGTTTTCATGACATGCTTCAAAGTCCACTTTGACTTACTTTCTGGTACAGGTCCCGGTGATGCTACCATGTCTTCTCTATTCCAGGCCAATTTGCTAGGCTCTAGTTTAACTACAGGTCCAAGAGATGTTATGACCATAAATTCTACCGTTACTATCAAAAGTCAAGGTCTTGGTGGTGGTCTATTGCATTCGCATATTCAGAGTTATCCAGAAGGTTCTAATCAACAACAGGTTACCACCTATACTCATAAAGATGCCAACAACGACTGGAGATTCGAACTAGTTCGTTCAGACCCTCGAATGGAGTTCAGGGAACCTTACTTTGTGGTTGATGGAATGCATGTTCGTCTTATTCACGAAGGTACTGGTAGAAACTTACACTCTCATCCTGTTCCAGCTCCCATTTCTGCAAACATTGCTTATGAAGTTGCCGGTTATGGTGATCTGGACATTGGTGATGATAAGGACAACTGGGTGGTGGAGATCGCTTATCAGTATGGTACTGAAGATAAGTTAAGACTTCATCCATTGACAACTTCGTTCCGTCTTAGACACGAGATCTTGGGCTGCTATTTGGCCTCTATGGACATTCCCTTGCCTCAATGGGGATTCAGACAGGGAGAAGTTACTTGCTTACGTGATcctttccaaagagataAGCGTACTTGGTGgaatattgaagatcatACCAACCcaactcttccaactcCTCCTGAGGGCTTTAAATTGCCTCGtacaaacttcttcaaggaTTTCATCCAACTAAATATTGCCATGCTTGCCACTAACAATGGCTTGATTCCAGATTCTGAGAAGTTTGACCAATTGGCTTCATCGTTTTGGCAATGGCCCAGTTTGAATGTGGGTATTCGTCTTTGTTCTTGGGCCGATGATTCCATCAAATACTTTTTGATTGGTTCTCCTGCTACTACCTGGACATCTTCGATTGCTCTGATTGTATTTATTGCAATGATTGTTGCCTATGTGTTACGTTGGCAAAGACAGTACGATGACTTCCCGGAGGAGAAgactactactactacaGTTGACTCTAATCTTCTCATTCAACGTACCGTCAATGATGAGTGGAACCTATTCGTTATGGGAGGCTTTTTCCCATTTCTAGGATGGTTCTTCCACTATCTTCCATTTGGAATCATGGGAAGAGTCACGTATGTTCACCATTATATGCCTGCACTATACTTCGCCATGCTTGTGATGTGCTACGTTGTTCATTGGGTAGATGCTAGGGTGAGCCGTAGATGGTTCACTGTATCTCTCTACATCTCTTTGTACGCACTTATTATAGGTGTCTACATACGACTCAGTCCAGTTTCCTTTGGTATGGATGGACCAAGTGCCGACTGGAAGTATCTGAACGTATTAAAGACGTGGAGTATTGGTTAA
- a CDS encoding uncharacterized protein (EggNog:ENOG41) — protein MSTIPAIPRNYHPVKNKSNSANSADSANSANSANSANLANSANSARSSSSTSDYSSLPKGTLFSSSPENVNYSYYQSLGPNNTNLFTSSLLQNSLFDMGPGTGASGASGASGAGATGATGAGDGGTTAPVPSAVSMTPITSVDEIDPFASPFKVNSKLWGAHRRNSVPASFSLPQTDAVGAGAGTVGSVGSVGAVSAVGAVGRPSLHLGVNTAASCPRTPGRTSFPESLQQQESIDLALRRTSYTSNASNGSNGSNGSNVNGSNGSNGAPVGSIWGGHRSSAGSITSPILGISALAASPPMQQRNSLPEYSSLRRGSYDPGLMGFTFQQPVGSSVQENTQHAGIPPNAPPTDYVKSFENPTQQKKDEEQLLDRFNSLNLANYQDQYTQAFEEANRYFQSPPVETLNLSKVLAHLNSQQLPNFPGGGLPGVSLVLICFKNSRLDVFYIPNEAQQMTNGLKVGDLIIVEADRGRDLGKIVQLDVTLQDARLLKLKQFRDQQAALNQENSSNISTNNNSSEKRPALHFPKPVVRFAYPNEVAQLMQKQTDEDKARNVCQLKVKSHNLVMSITDAEYQWDRRKLTFYYNSNCRIDFRDLVKELFKIYKTRIWMCKQPEPITFKAQDN, from the coding sequence ATGTCAACGATTCCTGCTATTCCCAGAAATTATCACCCTGTTAAGAACAAGAGCAACTCTGCTAACTCAGCCGACTCAGCCAATTCAGCCAATTCAGCCAATTCAGCCAATTTAGCCAATTCAGCCAATTCAGCTCGTTCCTCTTCGAGTACCTCCGACTATTCTTCACTTCCTAAGGGCActttgttttcttcttcgccTGAAAACGTCAACTACAGCTATTATCAGTCTTTAGGACCTAACAATACCAATCTattcacttcttctttgttaCAGAATTCATTATTCGATATGGGGCCAGGAACAGGTGCTTCAGGTGCTTCAGGTGCTTCAGGCGCGGGGGCCACGGGGGCTACGGGGGCAGGCGATGGAGGAACAACGGCTCCAGTCCCATCTGCCGTATCTATGACTCCAATTACTTCGGTTGACGAGATCGACCCATTCGCTAGTCCTTTTAAAGTCAACTCAAAACTTTGGGGGGCTCATCGCAGAAACTCCGTTCCTGCAAGTTTCTCTCTTCCCCAGACAGACGCAGTGGGTGCAGGTGCAGGTACAGTGGGTTCCGTGGGTTCCGTGGGTGCCGTGAGCGCCGTAGGAGCAGTAGGAAGACCATCTCTCCATCTAGGCGTCAATACTGCAGCCTCCTGTCCTCGAACTCCAGGTagaacttcttttcctgaATCTCTTCAGCAACAGGAAAGCATCGATTTGGCTCTTCGAAGAACCTCCTATACCAGCAATGCCAGTAATGGCTCCAACGGCTCCAACGGGTCGAATGTAAACGGttccaacggttccaacGGTGCCCCAGTTGGCTCCATCTGGGGTGGCCATCGATCCTCTGCAGGATCCATTACCTCTCCTATTCTTGGAATTTCAGCCCTTGCAGCATCTCCACCTATGCAACAACGCAACAGTCTTCCTGAGTATTCGTCCCTTCGTCGTGGTTCATACGACCCGGGACTCATGGGATTTACGTTCCAACAACCTGTTGGCTCCTCGGTCCAAGAGAACACGCAGCATGCTGGAATCCCTCCTAACGCTCCTCCTACCGATTACGTCAAAAGCTTTGAAAACCCGACTCAGCAGAAAAAGGACGAAGAGCAACTTCTGGATCGATTCAATAGCCTCAACTTGGCCAACTACCAGGACCAATATACCCAGGcgtttgaagaagccaacAGATACTTCCAGTCCCCTCCAGTAGAAACTTTGAACCTCTCAAAAGTGTTGGCACACTTAAATAGCCAGCAGTTGCCGAACTTCCCCGGTGGAGGACTTCCTGGTGTGAGTCTTGTACTTATCTGCTTCAAGAACTCACGACTAGACGTTTTTTACATTCCCAACGAGGCCCAACAGATGACGAATGGACTAAAAGTGGGAGATCTGATCATTGTGGAAGCAGATCGAGGCAGGGACTTGGGAAAAATTGTGCAGCTTGACGTGACTCTACAAGATGCACGGTTATTGAAGCTTAAGCAGTTTAGAGATCAGCAGGCAGCGTTGAACCAGGAAAATAGCAGCAATATCAGCACTAATAACAACAGCAGCGAGAAAAGACCGGCACTACACTTCCCAAAGCCCGTGGTGAGATTCGCATACCCTAATGAAGTGGCTCAACTTATGCAGAAACAgacagatgaagataaagcACGTAACGTCTGTCAGCTTAAGGTGAAGTCACACAATCTCGTGATGAGTATTACTGATGCAGAATATCAATGGGATCGACGCAAGTTGACATTCTACTACAATTCGAACTGCCGAATAGATTTCCGGGATTTAGTCAAAGAACTATTTAAGATTTACAAGACAAGAATTTGGATGTGCAAACAACCTGAACCAATTACATTCAAAGCACAAGACAACTAA
- a CDS encoding uncharacterized protein (CAZy:GT32): MFTLFFQFNVVRMVRTHGIKHVAIVSVCVLVVFAFVLRMGSMSPSIEQVLRDVPNLYTKEGEEQEGENKEGGVTNEETTVKKDGRYDGLAALGFSYKKSNEQLDLARKLNEMTQKLVDEQEKRINKLEKERFNLEKQLNTLRRPSESLSLREKLAYLYPYDANKRFPGYIWQSWRYGLNDDRFGPEFKMGEEAWARSNPGFVHEIFNDDTSNAFVHCLFINVPEVIEAYEALPDIVLKVDFFRYLILFSKGGIWADIDTFPVKPVPNWIPENVEPSELGMIIGADHDMEGDGNNEDWQNKRARKFQFSNAVIQAKSGHPVLRDIIAEITETTLDKKRREDLNLPEDGREIAIMNWTGEGIWTDVVLKFFNDYVLSGVFTKVTWKNFHELDVPKLVSDVLVMPKKVFGSPFKYKKGKESDNGDDSDPLVFVRHQRSKVYQG, encoded by the coding sequence ATGTtcactcttttctttcaattcaacGTTGTAAGGATGGTAAGAACGCACGGAATCAAGCATGTGGCTATTGTATCGGTATGCGTATTGGTTGTATTTGCGTTTGTGCTTCGAATGGGTTCGATGTCTCCATCTATAGAGCAGGTACTCAGAGATGTGCCCAATTTATATACgaaggaaggagaagaacaagaaggCGAGAACAAAGAGGGGGGGGTTACAAATGAAGAGACGACGGTTAAGAAGGATGGCAGATATGATGGATTAGCAGCTCTTGGATTTTCATATAAGAAATCGAACGAGCAGTTAGATTTGGCACGAAAATTGAATGAAATGACACAGAAGTTGGTGGATGAGCAAGAGAAACGAATCAACAAGttagagaaggagagattTAACTTGGAAAAGCAGTTGAATACGCTGCGGAGGCCAAGCGAGAGTCTCTCTCTGCGAGAAAAATTGGCCTATTTGTATCCATACGATGCGAATAAGAGGTTTCCTGGTTATATATGGCAGAGTTGGAGATACGGTTTAAACGACGATCGATTTGGACCGGAATTCAAGAtgggagaagaagcatgGGCCAGAAGTAACCCCGGATTTGTTCATGAGATCTTCAACGATGATACTTCGAATGCATTTGTTCACTGTCTGTTCATCAATGTTCCTGAGGTGATTGAAGCATATGAAGCGTTACCCGATATAGTACTCAAGGTTGACTTTTTCCGGTATTTAATTCTATTTTCCAAAGGTGGAATTTGGGCAGATATAGATACATTTCCTGTCAAACCTGTTCCCAATTGGATTCCAGAAAATGTTGAGCCATCCGAATTAGGAATGATTATAGGAGCCGATCATGACATGGAAGGAGACGGAAACAACGAAGACTGGCAGAATAAAAGAGCACGCAAGTTTCAGTTCAGCAATGCAGTGATCCAAGCCAAGTCAGGTCATCCTGTTTTAAGAGATATCATTGCAGAGATTACAGAAACAACTCTCGATAAGAAACGTCGAGAAGATTTGAATTTGCCTGAAGATGGCCGGGAAATCGCTATAATGAACTGGACAGGAGAGGGAATTTGGACAGATGTGGTATTGAAGTTCTTTAATGATTATGTTCTTAGTGGAGTGTTTACCAAGGTTACGTGGAAAAACTTTCATGAGTTGGATGTTCCAAAGTTGGTATCAGATGTATTGGTGATGCCCAAGAAGGTATTTGGAAGTCCATTTAAGTATAAGAAGGGAAAGGAGAGCGATaatggagatgattctGATCCATTAGTGTTTGTGAGACATCAGAGGAGCAAGGTGTATCAGGGATGA
- a CDS encoding uncharacterized protein (EggNog:ENOG41) — MVFSYSVLYYIVGCLCVTSKVSADCSYVDGNYYCSQAEAIDYEGIGFSGSYSDVTNMDETSCECSQSSVSFSGTMSPLDEELSVHFRGPLKLAQFGVYYPASSTSAKVKRDAEGCASYEHVHHKHKRAAAVQIVEETTTVYADASGNIINPSTSAVAVASGVAAVASAVVSAAASSAASSVASSAASSSSSSSSAVAGDWVRSSYYTPGTGDNVTFLNHQGGVTDSGTWSTCFGNSLSYCASDGVSGSSSSEVLSDVTIKSDVEYLIMSGSECGDSSASGDCGYYRTDTPAYHGFSGADKIFVFEFEMPSDTGSGDEQDMPAIWLLNAKIPRTLQYGEATCSCWTTGCGELDLFEILSAGSDKLISHLHDAQGSTDGTVYGGSGSQDYFARPTDSTMKAAAVFTDGNVYIVELDDSTDFSSTLTSDTVSSWTSTDATVVQIS; from the coding sequence ATGGTCTTTTCCTACTCAGTGCTCTATTATATCGTGGGTTGTCTTTGCGTGACTTCAAAAGTCTCTGCTGATTGCTCCTACGTTGATGGAAACTACTACTGCTCTCAAGCTGAAGCCATCGACTATGAGGGAATCGGATTTTCCGGTTCTTACTCTGATGTCACCAATATGGACGAGACTAGTTGTGAGTGTTCTCAGAGCTCAGTTTCATTCTCTGGTACAATGTCTCCTCTAGATGAGGAGTTATCTGTTCATTTCAGAGGTCCTTTGAAGTTGGCTCAGTTTGGTGTCTATTatcctgcttcttctacCTCTGCCAAGGTTAAGAGAGATGCTGAGGGTTGTGCTTCATACGAGCATGTTCATCATAAACATAAGCgtgctgctgctgttcAAATCGTTGAGGAAACCACTACAGTTTATGCAGATGCAAGTGGTAATATCATCAATCCATCTACTTCcgctgttgctgttgcttCTGGTGTTGCCGCTGTCGCTTCTGCTGTTGTCTcagctgctgcttcttcagctgcttcttctgtcGCTTCTTCTGCCgcttcctcctcatcttcctcctcctctgCCGTGGCCGGAGATTGGGTTAGATCTTCATATTATACTCCAGGTACGGGAGATAACGTTACCTTTTTGAACCATCAGGGTGGTGTGACAGATTCTGGTACCTGGTCTACCTGTTTCGGTAACAGTTTGTCCTACTGTGCCTCTGATGGTGTTTCTGGTTCTAGTTCTTCTGAAGTCTTAAGTGATGTCACTATTAAATCGGATGTTGAGTATCTTATCATGTCCGGTAGCGAATGTGGTGAttcatctgcttctggAGACTGTGGTTACTACAGAACTGATACTCCTGCATATCATGGTTTCTCTGGTGCAGACAAAATCTTTGTTTTCGAGTTTGAAATGCCTTCTGATACTGGTTCTGGTGATGAGCAAGATATGCCAGCTATCTGGCTTCTTAATGcaaagattccaagaaCTTTGCAGTACGGTGAAGCCACATGTTCTTGTTGGACAACTGGATGCGGTGAACTGGATCTATTTGAGATTTTGTCTGCTGGCTCTGATAAGTTGATCTCACATTTACACGATGCTCAAGGATCTACTGATGGTACCGTGTACGGTGGAAGCGGTTCGCAAGACTACTTTGCAAGACCTACTGATTCTACTATGAAGGCAGCTGCCGTCTTTACGGATGGTAATGTTTACATTGTTGAGTTGGATGACTCCACTGACTTTAGTTCCACATTAACTTCTGATACTGTCAGCTCGTGGACTTCTACAGACGCAACTGTCGTTCAGATTTCGTGA